The DNA sequence ATTTGGGAATCATCCGTGGCATTACAGTACGGAGCAGAAGTATTTTCGGCAATTTTGCAGGCGGCCTGATTTCTATTTTCGGTGGACGCAATTCGATTTATATCCGTTTGTGCGAACAAACCCGGGAGGAAGCCTATCAGCTTTTACTGAAACATGCCAATGAAAAAGGCGCCAATGCCATTATCAATGTCCGGTATGATGCGAACGAAGTGATCAGCGGAATTACGGAAGTGCTGGCATACGGCACTGCGGTAGTGGTCGAAAAAACAACATGATATATATACTGTTTTCAAAAGGGATTAGGCATCGCTGTGCGATGCCTAATCCCTTTTAACTTTCTCCTTATTCCGGGTTTCCTGTCATCCGTTTCCCAGGGCCTTGGCCAAATCATTCAGCTGGCTCTTCCAGAGTTCTTTCGAGCTGTCTAATTCATCCTTGTACGCATAATCGGTCACGGTGAGAATGGTCTCTTTGGTGATATCGGTTACGCGGATGCGGTATTCAAAAAATGCCTTATCATCTTCTTCATCCTCCCAGCGTAATTTTATAAATTCATCATCTTCATAGGCGAGCACCTCCGCCACCTGTTCTTCGCCATTCCATTCAAACGTGAATACCTCACCATTCGGATCCAAATCCACATAATCTGCAAACCACTGTACCAACCCGGAAGGGGTGGTAAGGAAAGAATATAAAATTGCGGGAGAGGATTTAAATGTTCTTTCTACCGTAAATGGGATTTTTTTGGCCATGTTGTGTTTAATGTTCCCACAAATTAAACAAAAAAATGGTTTAACCAAATATAGCCGGTATTTTTTTTAAAACCATATATCGCTTATTGAAAATAAAGGCATTAGATAATTTCACCCACAACAAAAAAACTGCCCAGCACCAGTATCAGGTCCGTGTCTCCGGCTCTGGATTTTGCAACGCCAAGGGCATCTTTCGGATGCGGAAAAACATCCCCGTTCAGGGTATATAGCTTTGCAGATTGATACAAATCCTCTGCCGGCAGCTTGCGCGGCAAGGGTGGTTCCGTAAAGTAATAGACCGCCTCTTTCGGAAGCAGTGCCAGTATCTTCTGTATGTCCTTATCCTTGACGACGCCAAAAACGATATGCAATCGCTTATAGTTCTCTGACTTCAGCTGCTCCAGTATTTTTCGAATGCCATCCTCATTGTGTCCTACATCCGCCACTATTTTGGGATGGCGTTCCAAAACCTGCCACCTTCCCATCAGCCGGGTAGTTTCTTTCACTTTGGAAAATCCAATCTGCAGCGCCTTTTCCTTAATCAACAGCAGCTTATACTTGTTCAGAAGGTGAATGGCTAATAATACAGTCTTTATGTTTTCTTCCTGGTAGGCTGCCTGCAAATCACAGCAGACATTGTAGTGTGTATCTTCTATGACCGCATCCACTAAGAGAAAATTCGGGGTACCGGTTACTTTGGTCCGTTTCACCCAATCCTCCGTAAAAAAGACGGTGGTATATATACCCGTTGCCTTTTTCACAAACACCTCATCCGTTTCCGGGTTTTTTCTTCCTACCACCACCGGAATCGCAGGTTTGATTATGCCTGCCTTTTCCTCCGCTATCTCTTTCAGCGTATTTCCCAGCAAATGCTGATGGTCAAAGCTGATATTGGTAATGACGGATAGAACAGGCGTGATAACATTCGTTGAATCCAGCCGCCCCCCAACCCGGTCTCTATAATGGCTATATCCACCTTTCTTTTGCAAAATACTCAAATGCCATCGCCACCGTTATCTCTCAAAAGGAAGGCTGAAGCGCTTCGATCTCAGGTTTAATCATTTCCACAAACCGGATGACAAATTTTTCACTGCAGGGTTTGCCGTTTACCTTAATCCGTTCCCGAAAATCTTTCAGGTGCGGCGAGGTGTATAAACCCGTTTTATAGCCAGCCTCCTGCAATACAGAAGCCAGCATATGTGCCACGGAACCTTTGCCGTTGGTACCGGCAATATGTATCGATTTTATTTTTTGGTGAGGATTATCCAGAAAAGAACACAACGCAATGGTATTCGTTAAATCTTTCCTGATGGCGGCATCCCCTATGCGGGAAAACATAGGCAGTTTTTCATATAAATAGTCGAGCGTCTCAGCGTAGGTCATCCCTTAAGGTGTTGTGTGCTGCAAAGTTCAGGAAATAAAAGGAAATTACGGCAACTAATTTAGGGCTTCACCGCTCTGAAACCGTGCAGAATAGGTTTTCGCCATCCCGGTTGTTGCAGTATGCCGGTTTCTGTAAACCCTTTCCTTATCAGCAAGTCAATTATTTCTGCCGGGCTTAAGAACTTCAGTACACTTTTTATCAGGTAAGTGTATATCGTAGACGAACCGGAAACCAAAGTACAGAAAGGCACAATGAATCCGTATCCCAATATCGCCCAAAACAGCTTGGCATACCACGTATCCCGGAGCGAATAGTCGTGGATGACCAGCTGCCCGCCGGGTTTGAGCATACGAAATAAATTGTCCACACACTTTTCATAGTCAGGCATATTGCGCAGGCCGTAGGCCATAAATATCGCATCCACACTTTCATCTGCAAAATCAAGCTGCATGGCATCCTGCAGTTGCAGATCTATCTTTCGCTGAGCTATCGGTTTCGAAAACTTTTGTCTCGCAACAGACAACATATCTTCAGAATTATCAATGGCAATAATTTTACCGGTGGTCATTTTAGGAAGCAGGGCTGCTGTCGATTTGCCTGTTCCGCAACAGATATCCAAGACGAGTTCATCACCTTTTAACTGCAGAAGATTGGCACTCCGGTTCAAATCATCCTGATAGCCCTGGCTCAAAGCCGTTGCAAAATCATATTTGCCGGCAATCTTATTAAATTCTTTAGGGACAATCCTTTTATTCTTAATTAGTATTTCGGTGGTAGTCTGCATGATTTGAACAACAAAAATTGAATGGAATTGCTCTCGGGCACTGTATTCTATTAAATCGAATAATCAATTATTATTCAGACTTAATCTAAATAGTATTAATAATTTTATTTAAAATATTGATTTTTTTTTTATTTTTTTACAGCTCAGGTTCAAAAACCTATGTTTTAAAGGTTTTAGTTTTATTGGGTTTTTCCCACTTTGTGGGGTGTCGCCCCCTTTTTTTTGGGGGTGAATTTTATTTTTAAAGAATCCTCCGCTGAAAAAAGGCACCCCAGAGCTAGGTTTTTGTTAGCAACCTTTTTCTCCAGACTATTCTTTTTGAAGTGGTGTGGGCAGGGGCCGTGGGTGGAGGGGGTTGCCGGGGTTGGGGGGGTTCCCCAAATAGGGGGGTGGTCGGCGTAGATTTGTTGGCTGGGGGGGGGGGCGGTGGGCGCGGGGTTAGGGGTTTTTTTGGTGGGGAGCATTGTTGCGGTAGGGCGCCCCTTTCAATTGGGGGTTTCCCCCCCCTACCACCGGGGCTCTCACCCGGGGGGGTTGTAGCCGCCCCCCCCTGCTTTTTATTTTTTTATCTGTTTGGGGGGAAAAAAACAGGGTGGCGATTTTTTTTGTGGTTCGGAGAAAGGGGGGGGGTAGTAGGAAAAGTGGCGGTTAGTGGGTTATGGGGGAGAGGGAAATAAGGGGGGCCGTTCCGGTTACCGGGCGCGGGGGGCTTTTAAAAGATAGGGGTTTGGGGGTTTTGGGGCCCATTGCGCGCTCGGGGCGGGGGGGGGGTGGTGTGTTTTTGATGGTGGATGGGCAATATTGTGTTCCGAAGGGGGGGTTTTGGATTGTCCGCGGGTGGGGGGGGGGCATTTTTTATCCCCCTGGCCTTTTTTGGTCTTTTTTGCACTCCCCCCCTTTCGGGGGGGGCGTCTGAACGCTAAAAAAAAAAATTTATTTTTTTTTTTCGTCCTTTTTTTTTCTCCCCCCTTATTCCGGTTAAGGGTGGGTGGCCTGGGAATTTTCGATGGTCCTTTTCCCCGTTTTTTTTCCTTCTTTTCCCTCTTCCGCCTGTCCCGTGAAAATTGTGTGAGGGGGGAAAAAATAGGGTTCTTTATTCGCCTGTATTTTCCTTTTTTTATTGTTCTTAATTGCGGGTGCGTGGAAAAGTTATTTTTATTTAAAAAAAAATCCTCTTTTAAACAAAAAATGCATCTATTACTTGTATTAAAATTATGAAAAAGTTTCATTTCTTGCTAATCAATCTTTTCCTTTTGGCGAGTGTGTATGGTCAGCAGGTATTTTCATCTTCCGGGAAATCCGTTTCGAACAGCAGTATGGGTTTAAACTATTCTGTAGGGTGAACCTATCATCCTTAACAAAGCAACCCCAATATGATACTCACTCAAGGCTTTAACCAGCCTAACTATCAGGTGGTGTCCCGTATCAGTGAATCACTTTTTAGTGACGTTAAAATTAATGTGTATCCTAATCCTACAACCGGGATCATTGCAATAAAAACCGAAGGTACCTCAACAAAAAAAATCTATCTGGATATAATCAGTATCGACGGGAAAAAACAACTGCAAAACATAGAATTAGACGGCACAGAAAAGAATGTCGATTTATCACCGTTTTCTTCCGGTATCTATTTCCTGAATTTTAAAGACATCAGCGACAATAATCAAACAACCTATAAAATTTTAAAATCATCCCAAAATTAATATCCCATGAAAAAACTATGCTTATACCTTATAGCTGTTACATTTGTGACTATTGTCTATGCTCAGACACCGCAGGCCGTCAATTACCAGGCGGTAGCAAGAGATAATTCAGGAACACCGCTGGCAAACACTGCGTTGGGTGTTAAAATCAGTATTTTAAGCGGCAGTTCATCCGGGACATTGGTTTATTCGGAAAGTTTTGCCGATACGACCAATCAGTTAGGGTTATTTAATATTGAAATAGGCAGAGGCTCTGTACTATCGGGAACATTTGCTTCCATTAACTGGGGAGTGAATACGTATTTTGCAAAAGTGGAAATTGACCCTAGCGGGGGAACAACCTATCAGCTATTGGGTACATCACAGTTATTAAGTGTTCCATATGCGCTTTATGCAGAAAACGTTAAAAACAAGAACGATGCAGATGCAGACAGTACCAATGAATTACAAACGCTGGGTATTGCAGGAAATACACTTTCCATCAGTAAAGGCAACAGCATTACCCTCCCATCAAGTGGCAGCAATAACGGCATCGGCGCCGGTGCAAGAGGCAACATATCAGATTTAAACAATGTCGTCAGCGCATTCTTTGTAGCCGATGGAAATGTTTGGATTGGTGATGAAAGCTATTAATAGCTGGATATACGTTTGTGGTCAAATAAATAATAATTCATCTGTAAAAATAGGAAACCAGACTATCTCAAATCCAAATCCAGGGACTAAAGCGTTTTTAGCAAAATTTGACACTCTAGGAAATACATTATGGGTAAAAGTTGAATTTGGCTATGGCAATGCCTTTAAACAAATGGCAGTTGATAACAGCGGTAATGTTTATATCTCAGGAATTTTAAATGACAGTATCAGACTAAATGGTATAAACCATATGATTGGAATCCAAAAATATGACGCCACTTTTGGTA is a window from the Sphingobacteriales bacterium genome containing:
- a CDS encoding T9SS type A sorting domain-containing protein, producing the protein MILTQGFNQPNYQVVSRISESLFSDVKINVYPNPTTGIIAIKTEGTSTKKIYLDIISIDGKKQLQNIELDGTEKNVDLSPFSSGIYFLNFKDISDNNQTTYKILKSSQN
- a CDS encoding class I SAM-dependent methyltransferase; translated protein: MQTTTEILIKNKRIVPKEFNKIAGKYDFATALSQGYQDDLNRSANLLQLKGDELVLDICCGTGKSTAALLPKMTTGKIIAIDNSEDMLSVARQKFSKPIAQRKIDLQLQDAMQLDFADESVDAIFMAYGLRNMPDYEKCVDNLFRMLKPGGQLVIHDYSLRDTWYAKLFWAILGYGFIVPFCTLVSGSSTIYTYLIKSVLKFLSPAEIIDLLIRKGFTETGILQQPGWRKPILHGFRAVKP
- a CDS encoding SRPBCC domain-containing protein, encoding MAKKIPFTVERTFKSSPAILYSFLTTPSGLVQWFADYVDLDPNGEVFTFEWNGEEQVAEVLAYEDDEFIKLRWEDEEDDKAFFEYRIRVTDITKETILTVTDYAYKDELDSSKELWKSQLNDLAKALGNG
- a CDS encoding YbjQ family protein, which gives rise to MVNEQLVTTSTFLEGYKITRHLGIIRGITVRSRSIFGNFAGGLISIFGGRNSIYIRLCEQTREEAYQLLLKHANEKGANAIINVRYDANEVISGITEVLAYGTAVVVEKTT